One window of the Capnocytophaga haemolytica genome contains the following:
- a CDS encoding SusC/RagA family TonB-linked outer membrane protein, with amino-acid sequence MRVNNVLLAVLFVLALPFTSFAQEKEVSGTVKDQSGLELMGVAVVVRGEQRGVETNENGHYSIKVAKGSVLVFSYIGMKTQEVRVGDSNRINITLKDEAIAIDETVVVGFGQKRAVKELTGSVGKVGQEIANNASASIDKALSGKVAGVQGGMASGQPGGAALLRIRGRASINGRNAPIYIVDGVRVAQGDLTSNTPTGNILASINENDIESVTILKDAVSTAIYGADAGAGVVIITTKSGKKGDAKFNLNAETGLTYRALEGEQSMRTKDWLPYLYDSYLNSSLNEKTKYANREALIAALEAGGGPNYLKGIYKNRNIDTDWRKETERSAALLQKFNGSVSGGTDKLTYFSSLGYYNQDGIVRSSSFMRVTNANRINYKATDKLTLATDLQFSYSKMNASSDGSKYTNPILSQYLLRPTDPAKNPDGTYYKGVKGRLSNNFYNTAAALDVDYIRANTARMFANFQADYKLLKNLTYKFVFAPEYITIEEDQYNNPDFGQGAVYKGLLESYATRVFNFNVQNSLSYDFTLKDKNHFSVLLAQEAYKTDKRVLGAEGKKVGSRNLQTLNSFVETARMIGTKKVTSRAGYALNLHYDFDKMILIDLSGRQDALSNFWEGNKVGYFWSAGAGLDFARLPYFSENELVSQLKVSASYGKVGNLTENAVPYTTYRYSGNYNNNIAAYPNGVDNKDLRWEVINPLNIGLDLGFWHDRLTIGVAYFHKKTKDMVFDIPLSTAQAGYTNKDGVIRASKYINIGEMTNSGIEVTIGGKIIKNSDDGFNWSANANLSTLDNKVTKLYEGKDIVGSYTLLREGEAAYTFYLPEWAGVDPATGAPQWYDKDGKVTSDYNKAEKKVLGSALATLYGGFDTKLSYHGITLEGQLSYGFGNKIYDQYGEFGYLDGKTAVYPGYRSQTDYWTPENPNARNPKPVYNRKDKAGAASSRFLYKGDYVRLRTLKLSYEIKPAFLENTYLKKVQLYVMGDNIWTHTFDKNFKYDPDMQVNGYASFALPPLKTYSLGVNVNF; translated from the coding sequence ATGAGAGTAAACAACGTTTTGCTGGCAGTGCTATTTGTCTTAGCACTGCCTTTTACCTCTTTCGCACAGGAAAAAGAGGTATCGGGGACGGTGAAGGATCAGTCGGGTTTAGAGCTGATGGGAGTAGCCGTGGTAGTAAGAGGTGAACAAAGAGGGGTAGAGACCAATGAAAATGGTCATTACTCCATTAAAGTAGCCAAAGGGAGCGTTTTGGTGTTTTCATATATAGGTATGAAGACCCAAGAGGTGCGTGTAGGTGATAGCAATAGGATTAATATCACGCTGAAAGATGAGGCGATTGCTATTGATGAAACGGTGGTAGTAGGCTTTGGGCAGAAACGCGCTGTAAAGGAACTCACAGGTTCTGTGGGTAAGGTAGGACAGGAAATAGCTAATAATGCTTCTGCTTCTATTGATAAAGCCCTCTCTGGAAAAGTAGCTGGGGTGCAAGGAGGTATGGCTTCAGGTCAGCCTGGTGGTGCAGCTCTCTTACGTATACGTGGTAGAGCCTCTATCAATGGGCGTAATGCTCCTATCTATATTGTAGATGGTGTAAGGGTAGCTCAAGGTGACTTAACCTCTAACACACCAACTGGTAATATTTTAGCAAGTATTAATGAAAATGATATTGAGAGTGTAACTATTTTAAAAGATGCTGTGTCAACAGCTATTTATGGTGCTGATGCAGGGGCTGGGGTAGTAATTATCACAACTAAATCAGGAAAAAAGGGGGATGCTAAGTTTAATCTAAACGCAGAAACAGGACTTACTTACAGGGCGTTAGAAGGAGAACAAAGTATGCGCACCAAAGACTGGTTGCCTTACTTATATGATAGCTATTTAAATTCTAGTCTGAATGAGAAAACCAAATATGCTAATCGTGAAGCTCTTATCGCCGCATTAGAGGCAGGAGGAGGGCCTAATTATCTAAAGGGAATCTATAAAAATAGAAATATTGATACAGACTGGAGAAAAGAGACTGAACGAAGTGCTGCATTATTACAAAAATTCAATGGTTCTGTATCAGGTGGTACAGATAAACTTACTTATTTCTCATCATTGGGCTATTATAATCAAGATGGGATAGTGAGAAGTTCCAGTTTTATGCGCGTTACTAATGCCAATCGTATTAACTATAAAGCGACAGATAAACTGACGCTCGCTACAGACCTTCAATTTTCATATTCAAAAATGAATGCTTCCTCTGATGGATCGAAGTATACGAACCCTATATTATCACAATATTTGCTTCGTCCTACTGACCCAGCTAAAAATCCTGATGGAACTTATTATAAAGGAGTAAAAGGGAGATTGAGTAATAATTTTTATAATACTGCAGCAGCACTTGATGTGGATTACATTCGCGCTAATACAGCACGTATGTTTGCTAATTTTCAAGCTGACTACAAATTACTTAAAAATTTAACCTATAAATTTGTTTTCGCTCCTGAGTACATTACTATAGAAGAGGATCAGTATAATAACCCAGATTTTGGGCAAGGAGCAGTTTACAAAGGTCTTCTTGAAAGCTATGCAACAAGAGTATTTAACTTTAATGTTCAAAACTCGCTGAGCTACGACTTTACTTTGAAAGACAAAAATCATTTTTCAGTACTCTTAGCACAAGAAGCCTACAAAACAGATAAAAGGGTATTAGGTGCAGAGGGAAAGAAGGTTGGTAGTAGAAATTTACAGACTTTAAACAGTTTTGTGGAAACTGCAAGGATGATAGGTACAAAAAAGGTAACTTCAAGAGCAGGTTATGCTTTGAATTTACACTATGATTTTGACAAAATGATTTTAATAGATCTTTCAGGACGTCAAGATGCCTTGTCTAACTTTTGGGAAGGTAATAAAGTGGGTTATTTTTGGTCTGCTGGTGCGGGACTTGATTTTGCTCGTTTACCTTATTTCTCTGAAAATGAATTAGTATCGCAGCTAAAAGTATCAGCTTCTTATGGTAAAGTGGGAAACCTTACAGAGAATGCAGTACCTTACACCACTTATAGATATTCAGGAAATTATAATAATAATATTGCTGCCTATCCTAATGGTGTTGATAATAAAGATTTGCGCTGGGAGGTTATCAATCCTCTAAACATAGGATTAGATTTAGGGTTTTGGCACGATCGATTGACCATAGGAGTTGCTTATTTCCATAAAAAAACTAAAGATATGGTTTTTGACATTCCTCTCTCTACAGCTCAGGCAGGATATACTAACAAAGATGGTGTAATACGAGCCTCTAAGTATATTAATATTGGAGAGATGACCAATTCAGGAATAGAAGTCACCATAGGAGGTAAGATTATAAAGAACAGTGATGATGGATTTAATTGGAGCGCAAATGCCAATTTAAGTACTTTAGATAATAAAGTTACAAAACTATATGAGGGGAAAGACATTGTGGGGTCATACACACTATTAAGAGAAGGAGAAGCAGCCTATACTTTTTATCTTCCTGAATGGGCTGGTGTAGATCCTGCAACAGGAGCTCCTCAGTGGTATGATAAAGACGGAAAGGTAACCTCTGACTATAATAAAGCAGAAAAAAAAGTTTTAGGAAGTGCCTTGGCAACACTATATGGTGGGTTTGATACCAAACTTTCATATCACGGGATCACTTTAGAAGGTCAGTTAAGTTATGGCTTTGGAAATAAAATTTACGATCAATATGGTGAATTTGGTTATTTAGACGGCAAAACAGCTGTTTATCCAGGGTATAGATCACAGACAGATTATTGGACTCCAGAGAATCCTAATGCGCGCAATCCTAAACCCGTGTATAATAGGAAAGATAAAGCAGGTGCTGCTTCTTCTCGATTCTTGTATAAGGGGGATTACGTTCGTTTAAGAACATTGAAATTGTCGTATGAAATAAAGCCAGCCTTTTTAGAGAATACCTATCTAAAAAAGGTACAGCTCTATGTGATGGGGGATAATATTTGGACTCATACTTTTGACAAAAACTTCAAGTATGACCCTGATATGCAAGTAAATGGATATGCAAGTTTTGCCTTACCTCCTTTGAAGACATATAGTTTGGGTGTAAATGTTAACTTTTAA
- a CDS encoding RagB/SusD family nutrient uptake outer membrane protein, with product MKRIIYIFSVLAAIGGFLITSCSKDFVETKFYQEEQAQPLTTVEQLSAFVNGTYVKMRATAYLGRECRAIAEIHSDEVYTTGGSNYFLAESTYSLISTSRTPNDIWRAIYQTVGNANIVISTPDELTWGETSDQTKIAAEVKRLKGQAYAIRALAFFDALRIFGQKYSGGTLGIVLPLKYDPNAIQARATIEETETQIEKDFNMALSLLGNTSDVSNKTQLSSWAVKALMTRFYLYKHDDAKVAELAKNIVDSGKYSVVNKDDVLTTFTKENTSNSVFELAVGTTESYGAESYGNLYSGYANLFALKGASDLYEANDIRKGFIKENDEGRLTLDTKFSDETGVHNVKIIRYEEVLLNGAEAMVTSDNATALRYYNLIRENRGLTKANSVTLDDIKKERIRELIGEGLRFWDLLRWGSPIPYYNTEGLLDTKLNKTIPDNMLAFPIPQTELNTPGGKVVQNPGY from the coding sequence ATGAAAAGAATTATATATATATTCAGTGTTTTGGCTGCCATAGGAGGTTTTTTAATAACTTCTTGCAGCAAGGACTTCGTAGAAACTAAATTCTATCAAGAAGAGCAAGCACAACCTCTCACCACTGTAGAACAATTAAGTGCCTTTGTGAATGGTACATACGTAAAAATGCGTGCTACAGCCTATTTAGGGCGTGAATGTAGGGCTATTGCTGAAATACATTCAGATGAGGTGTATACCACAGGTGGTTCTAACTACTTTTTAGCAGAGTCAACTTACTCTTTGATATCAACCTCTCGGACTCCAAATGATATTTGGAGGGCTATATACCAAACCGTAGGAAATGCCAATATTGTGATTAGTACACCTGATGAACTTACTTGGGGAGAAACTTCTGATCAAACAAAAATAGCAGCAGAAGTTAAAAGGTTAAAAGGACAAGCTTATGCTATTAGAGCTTTAGCGTTCTTTGATGCTTTGCGCATCTTCGGTCAAAAGTATTCTGGCGGCACATTAGGAATTGTGTTACCGTTGAAATATGATCCTAATGCGATACAAGCACGTGCCACAATTGAAGAAACAGAAACTCAAATTGAGAAAGATTTTAATATGGCTTTATCCCTTTTGGGTAATACAAGCGATGTGTCTAACAAAACACAATTATCCTCTTGGGCAGTAAAAGCCTTAATGACTCGTTTCTATCTATACAAACACGATGATGCTAAGGTAGCAGAATTAGCAAAAAATATTGTAGATTCAGGAAAATATTCCGTTGTGAATAAAGATGATGTCTTAACAACATTCACTAAAGAGAATACAAGTAATAGCGTTTTTGAGTTAGCTGTAGGTACAACTGAATCTTATGGAGCTGAATCTTATGGAAATTTATATTCAGGTTACGCTAATCTATTCGCTTTAAAAGGGGCAAGTGACCTTTATGAAGCCAATGACATACGCAAAGGGTTTATAAAGGAAAATGACGAAGGAAGGCTTACATTAGATACCAAGTTCTCAGATGAAACTGGGGTTCATAATGTAAAAATCATTCGTTATGAAGAAGTGCTACTTAATGGAGCAGAGGCTATGGTGACTTCTGACAATGCTACAGCTCTTAGGTATTACAATCTAATAAGAGAAAATAGAGGTCTCACAAAAGCAAACTCTGTAACGCTGGATGATATTAAAAAAGAGAGAATCAGGGAACTTATCGGAGAAGGTTTAAGATTTTGGGATTTATTACGATGGGGAAGTCCTATTCCTTATTACAATACAGAGGGATTACTTGATACAAAATTGAATAAAACAATTCCAGATAATATGTTAGCTTTTCCAATACCACAAACAGAGCTAAATACACCAGGAGGTAAAGTCGTTCAAAATCCTGGGTATTAA
- a CDS encoding MATE family efflux transporter, producing MVIAISVGMGSLTLMSVGLGANNHQRATDAMATGYISLLVISLFMTIVLLFFSEDLVRFFGANERLFPHALGYIRGLTFIIPLTLTFYSDEVLKALGHPKFSMCIMSFAVLLNIVLSWYMVSVLGWGTMGSSVATGISFTAALLIALALILNPKQKLHLFKGRFSWELLAKAVYNGSSEGVSELASAVSIFVINLTIVHLLGAEGVAAFTVINYLNFIGILLFLGISNGLVPVLSYNYGAKNFQRVKRIFSTTLRVILLIGLCIFCLLQLYGVRIMELFFKDTNSSEVLAIAAEGLSVYAFIFLLSGFNILTTSFFTSLEHAHDSIIVAALRGFVFIVLGVKILSYIFGIAGVWIAIPFAELLTFLVALYLLRRVYKTLV from the coding sequence ATGGTTATTGCCATTAGTGTAGGTATGGGTTCGCTCACCCTGATGAGTGTAGGTCTCGGGGCTAATAACCACCAGCGAGCAACTGATGCAATGGCAACAGGTTATATCTCACTGTTGGTGATAAGCCTCTTTATGACTATCGTACTGCTCTTTTTTAGTGAGGACTTGGTGCGTTTCTTTGGGGCTAATGAGCGGCTATTTCCCCACGCTTTGGGCTATATCAGAGGCCTCACCTTTATCATACCTCTTACGCTTACTTTCTATTCCGATGAAGTGCTAAAGGCCTTAGGACATCCTAAGTTTTCAATGTGTATAATGTCTTTTGCAGTGCTTCTCAATATTGTGTTGAGTTGGTATATGGTGAGCGTGCTGGGCTGGGGTACGATGGGTTCGAGTGTGGCGACTGGTATTTCTTTTACAGCAGCCTTACTCATCGCCTTGGCACTTATCCTAAATCCTAAGCAAAAACTACATCTTTTTAAGGGGCGATTCTCTTGGGAGCTATTAGCTAAAGCAGTGTACAATGGTTCCTCAGAAGGTGTATCAGAGTTAGCTTCTGCGGTAAGTATTTTTGTGATAAACCTCACCATAGTACATCTATTAGGGGCAGAAGGTGTTGCAGCCTTTACGGTGATTAATTACCTCAATTTTATAGGCATATTGCTCTTCTTAGGTATATCCAACGGCTTGGTACCTGTGCTGAGCTATAACTATGGAGCAAAGAATTTTCAGCGCGTAAAGCGTATCTTTAGCACTACCTTACGAGTGATCTTGCTCATTGGGCTATGTATCTTTTGCCTCTTGCAGCTTTATGGCGTGCGTATTATGGAACTCTTCTTCAAAGACACCAACTCATCAGAGGTGCTCGCAATTGCTGCTGAAGGCTTATCAGTGTATGCTTTTATCTTTTTACTTAGTGGATTTAACATCCTTACTACCAGCTTTTTCACTTCCTTGGAGCACGCCCACGACTCTATTATTGTGGCTGCCCTCAGAGGTTTTGTCTTTATCGTACTTGGGGTGAAAATACTCTCTTACATCTTTGGTATTGCAGGGGTCTGGATAGCCATACCCTTTGCAGAATTGCTGACGTTTTTAGTGGCTTTATACCTGTTGAGGAGGGTGTATAAGACTTTAGTATAA
- a CDS encoding DUF6850 family outer membrane beta-barrel protein yields the protein MLRNIFIAFAFTTALYAQQEKDSVSDFSCINVISIKPQPLSHFFQQQYASYLHSPIFLKEALIGNFTTSSLFYNHERGDFHLAQSPEKAHNFGLNTRGLYKHKQYTFFGDLEVRRTYEDGKRWNISYNNVDENGLLDDPHYFAVSRLAAWNNQHYTLDGGVIFPLLTDLWHLQLSTRYNLQESYRTENDPRAKIMRSELLFNAQTTFRLAPSHRLSLGGEVGYANLQNRISITNKQTDSPQDYDRYLKWQLGYGTLYNRPFDSTKRRNLQYGVNLAYHYKGNFFAQLSYNLYDTDTYNNNTLNSDEQDDVLANYARSNYALHLHYNSVLRAGAQLLLTADIGQTDGYNRLTALAGKNYTMQQHYATLSVALLQQDKQHISSDAGVALTYRQTEQKDALASTESDVAYLMIKPYYSWELPFEKISVVPTFAAGVRIPVRSVLTNANVDYLKPLLPDDYAAQTTHLFYDEVVYPDSAYFAAHQYYLQFGTDLRFPVGKGRTLVVGASSHYTTDLHKKHRYTLNAHLTMQY from the coding sequence ATGTTACGAAATATCTTCATCGCCTTTGCCTTTACCACTGCGCTCTATGCACAACAGGAGAAGGATTCTGTGTCTGACTTTAGTTGCATCAATGTTATAAGCATAAAGCCCCAACCGCTCTCGCACTTCTTTCAGCAGCAGTACGCCAGTTACCTCCATAGCCCTATCTTCTTAAAGGAGGCTCTCATAGGCAACTTCACCACCTCGTCGCTCTTCTACAACCACGAGCGTGGCGACTTTCACTTGGCACAAAGCCCTGAGAAAGCGCATAACTTTGGGCTTAACACCCGCGGACTCTACAAACACAAGCAATACACCTTCTTTGGTGACCTTGAGGTGCGCCGCACTTATGAAGATGGCAAGCGGTGGAACATCTCCTACAACAATGTCGATGAAAACGGCTTGCTCGACGACCCTCACTACTTTGCCGTAAGCCGCCTAGCCGCTTGGAACAACCAGCATTACACCCTTGACGGTGGGGTCATCTTCCCACTACTCACCGACCTATGGCACTTGCAGCTCTCCACACGCTACAACCTCCAGGAGAGTTACCGCACTGAGAACGACCCACGTGCTAAGATAATGCGTTCAGAACTGCTATTTAACGCACAAACCACCTTTAGGTTAGCTCCATCTCATAGACTGAGTCTCGGCGGTGAGGTAGGCTATGCCAATCTGCAAAACAGAATCAGCATCACCAACAAGCAAACCGACTCCCCCCAAGACTACGACCGCTACCTCAAATGGCAACTCGGCTACGGCACGCTCTACAACCGTCCGTTTGATAGCACCAAACGCCGCAACCTACAATACGGGGTAAACCTCGCTTATCACTACAAAGGCAACTTCTTTGCGCAGCTCTCCTACAACCTCTACGATACCGACACCTACAACAACAATACCCTCAACAGCGATGAGCAAGACGATGTGTTGGCTAACTACGCCCGCAGCAATTACGCCTTGCACTTGCACTACAATAGCGTCTTACGCGCAGGGGCACAGCTACTACTCACTGCCGATATAGGGCAAACCGATGGATATAACCGCCTCACTGCCCTCGCTGGTAAGAACTATACGATGCAGCAGCACTACGCTACCCTCTCCGTAGCCCTTTTGCAGCAAGATAAACAGCATATCAGTAGCGATGCGGGTGTTGCACTCACCTACCGCCAAACGGAGCAAAAAGACGCCTTAGCGAGCACCGAGAGTGATGTCGCTTACCTTATGATCAAACCGTATTACAGTTGGGAACTTCCTTTTGAGAAAATCAGTGTTGTGCCTACCTTTGCTGCGGGCGTACGTATCCCTGTGAGAAGTGTGCTCACCAATGCCAATGTCGATTACCTCAAGCCGCTATTGCCCGACGACTATGCCGCCCAGACTACACATCTCTTCTACGATGAAGTCGTCTACCCCGATAGTGCTTACTTTGCCGCCCATCAGTACTACCTACAATTCGGCACCGACTTGCGCTTCCCCGTAGGCAAAGGGCGCACCCTCGTCGTAGGAGCCAGCAGCCACTACACCACCGACCTCCACAAGAAACACCGCTACACCCTCAACGCCCACTTAACGATGCAGTATTAA
- a CDS encoding DUF4876 domain-containing protein — translation MIQTDNKVGGSALRRFFSSIAASVLLLSLVIVGCKKDSDDSPTTQPVTYQITLTFGDYDNKPVSGASVKFIGTNQTYNATTDANGKASVAVQPGTYKVLASITLKGEAAKAITGKEDEVHFNGTLNNVTINATTSNTVSLALVEVNTASTLLIKQVYLGSSKADGANGRDQFIEIYNPTDKEISLEGYAIARAITNNTTPFDWTKVSSKTDANTAYFYSQEVLSFPAGAKIGAGESIFIARDAQNHKEAQKDPTKAAVIPDLSKAQFEALNPRKADGSLEGNDTDNPAPNMVPIWFGNKENKGTLNLYVVGDGLAIIKASQTDIDGWEKVAQPTTTGSSTGTKKFVQIPLTTIIDGVNVDRFTAGKNSNFGLPASVDAGYIKPSGNYNGKSYIRKSSGASYKDTNNSNQDFEEIAHPDTTALPK, via the coding sequence ATGATTCAAACAGATAACAAAGTAGGGGGAAGTGCCCTACGCAGATTTTTCAGCAGCATTGCTGCAAGTGTTCTCTTACTAAGCCTCGTAATTGTAGGCTGTAAGAAAGATAGTGATGATAGTCCCACCACTCAACCTGTAACGTACCAGATTACGCTTACTTTTGGTGATTATGACAATAAGCCTGTAAGCGGTGCGTCAGTGAAGTTTATAGGCACTAACCAAACCTATAATGCCACTACAGATGCCAATGGCAAAGCAAGTGTAGCTGTACAACCTGGCACTTACAAAGTCCTTGCCAGCATTACCCTTAAAGGAGAGGCTGCCAAGGCTATCACAGGTAAGGAAGATGAAGTGCACTTTAACGGTACGCTCAACAACGTAACTATTAATGCAACTACCAGCAACACCGTTAGCCTTGCCTTAGTAGAGGTGAATACAGCCAGCACACTGCTTATCAAGCAAGTGTATCTCGGCTCCTCAAAAGCAGATGGTGCGAACGGGCGCGACCAATTTATTGAGATTTACAACCCTACTGACAAGGAAATCTCTTTAGAAGGTTATGCGATTGCAAGGGCTATTACCAATAACACTACTCCTTTTGACTGGACAAAGGTGAGTAGCAAGACGGATGCTAATACGGCCTATTTCTACTCACAAGAGGTGCTATCCTTCCCTGCAGGAGCTAAAATAGGAGCTGGCGAGTCTATCTTTATTGCGCGTGATGCCCAAAATCATAAAGAAGCTCAGAAAGACCCTACTAAGGCAGCTGTAATCCCTGACTTAAGTAAGGCTCAATTTGAGGCTCTTAATCCTCGTAAAGCTGATGGCTCATTAGAGGGTAATGACACAGATAATCCAGCTCCTAATATGGTGCCAATATGGTTTGGAAATAAAGAAAATAAAGGGACACTGAACCTATATGTTGTTGGTGATGGCTTGGCAATCATCAAAGCCTCTCAAACAGATATTGACGGTTGGGAGAAAGTGGCTCAACCCACCACAACAGGGAGCAGTACGGGCACTAAAAAGTTTGTGCAGATACCTTTAACCACAATTATTGATGGTGTCAATGTAGATAGATTCACCGCTGGCAAGAACTCTAATTTTGGACTTCCTGCCTCTGTAGATGCCGGTTATATCAAGCCTTCAGGGAACTACAATGGCAAATCATACATCCGTAAATCGTCAGGGGCTTCTTATAAAGATACCAATAACTCAAATCAAGACTTTGAGGAAATAGCTCACCCTGACACAACTGCTCTTCCTAAATAA